The following proteins come from a genomic window of Mycolicibacterium rufum:
- a CDS encoding cold-shock protein, with the protein MPQGTVKWFNAEKGFGFIAPEDGSADVFVHYTEIQGSGFRTLEENQKVEFEVGQSPKGPQATGVRAV; encoded by the coding sequence ATGCCACAGGGAACTGTGAAGTGGTTCAACGCGGAGAAGGGCTTCGGCTTCATCGCCCCCGAGGACGGCTCCGCTGACGTTTTTGTCCACTACACGGAGATCCAGGGTTCCGGCTTCCGCACCCTGGAAGAGAACCAGAAGGTCGAGTTCGAGGTCGGCCAGAGCCCCAAGGGGCCGCAGGCCACCGGCGTTCGCGCCGTCTGA